Proteins encoded in a region of the Corynebacterium breve genome:
- a CDS encoding resuscitation-promoting factor, producing MSSKRINKFTSLPVRIAAGGVLGTLAVGGIAVAGASQKDVVVDVNGQQQKLTTFSGDVEGALEAAGVKVGTEDLVYPAPSEKLADGTTVTVRTAKPVAVVVDGEEKTLTSTASTVGDLVNELDGVNPGSAFDADLDAPVTEGLKLDVVTPKIVAINDGGNVTYTSAAKKTVGELLSSRGVTVDSFDRVTPSLDTPVSANQEIKIDRVDVKETAENVTFAAPAEYVDDAELEKGTEEVREEGEKGEKRIVNRVTIVNGKVESEEVVSEDEIRAAKPAKIARGTKAPVQTVTAADTSSSESSESSAPSTSGNTGAPAPAVAGGSVWDSLAQCESGGNWSINTGNGYQGGLQFSPSTWAAYGGTAYAPTADQATREQQIAIAEKTQASQGWGAWPACTAKLGIR from the coding sequence ATGTCGTCTAAGCGGATTAACAAGTTCACCTCCTTGCCAGTACGTATCGCAGCAGGTGGTGTCTTGGGCACCCTCGCCGTTGGAGGCATCGCAGTAGCGGGCGCATCACAGAAGGATGTCGTCGTCGACGTCAACGGACAGCAGCAGAAGCTGACCACTTTCTCCGGCGACGTCGAGGGCGCGCTTGAGGCAGCCGGCGTGAAGGTTGGCACCGAGGACCTCGTCTACCCGGCTCCTTCCGAGAAGCTTGCCGACGGCACCACCGTGACCGTTCGCACTGCAAAGCCAGTTGCCGTCGTCGTTGATGGCGAAGAGAAGACCCTGACTTCCACTGCGTCTACCGTTGGTGACTTGGTCAACGAGTTGGACGGTGTGAATCCTGGTTCCGCTTTCGACGCTGATCTTGATGCACCGGTTACCGAGGGCCTGAAGCTCGACGTTGTCACCCCGAAGATCGTTGCGATCAACGATGGCGGAAACGTTACCTACACATCCGCTGCAAAGAAGACTGTTGGCGAGCTGCTTTCTTCCCGTGGCGTCACCGTCGACTCCTTCGACCGCGTCACCCCGTCGCTGGACACCCCGGTTTCTGCGAACCAGGAAATCAAGATCGACCGAGTCGATGTGAAGGAAACCGCAGAGAACGTCACCTTTGCAGCACCAGCAGAGTACGTAGATGATGCCGAGCTGGAAAAGGGCACCGAAGAGGTCCGTGAAGAGGGCGAAAAGGGCGAAAAGCGAATTGTCAACCGCGTGACCATTGTCAACGGCAAGGTCGAGTCCGAAGAGGTTGTTTCCGAAGACGAGATTCGCGCAGCAAAGCCAGCAAAGATTGCACGTGGCACCAAGGCGCCAGTTCAGACCGTCACCGCGGCCGACACCAGCAGCTCCGAATCTTCTGAAAGCTCGGCACCAAGCACCTCGGGCAACACTGGAGCTCCAGCACCTGCAGTAGCAGGTGGCTCTGTATGGGACTCCCTGGCGCAGTGTGAGTCTGGCGGAAACTGGTCCATTAACACCGGCAATGGCTACCAGGGTGGCCTGCAGTTCTCCCCATCCACCTGGGCTGCATACGGTGGCACCGCATATGCTCCTACTGCCGACCAGGCAACCCGCGAGCAGCAGATCGCCATCGCTGAAAAGACCCAAGCTTCCCAGGGCTGGGGCGCATGGCCTGCCTGCACCGCTAAGTTGGGCATCCGCTAA